CAGTATACAGTACAGTTCTATAGACGGTTATGGTAGGAGCGTCCTCTACCCCCCTTTGCACCTCTAGGCTTCGTTGAAACAttcctttttcgatttcgaaggCACAATTATGAAATCGGCGGTTTATGCGCTATCATGCTTCGTTTCGATAAGTGCCATTGGATGATTGGATTGAGATACAGAGAAAGAGCGGAGGTGTATGATCCACGAACCTTCATCAAAGAGCAAAACACCTCACGCTACGGCTAACCAtaggaggagtaggagaaggagcaaCAGGGACAGTAACGAAGGCATCGTTCCTTTTTGCGCGAGCTAAAACGGAGAGATTGCGTTGTACTGGATCGTTGCATGAATGGTAGCCGCGCCCCCTTACGATGCTATTGAATTCCATACACCTTCCACCTGTGCAGAACACATGGAAAAGTATTTTCGTTCCGTCTACAAATGAGTAAAACGAAGTCCTTCCGAAaatttgtgtattttttttaaaagtgGCCTTATTAAATTATTGAGGTGACCATACCAAGATAAAACCACAAAAGGATTTGATGAAATATACGCTTTATCAAACCGGAAGACACCAGATCTGCTGCTTTATTCGTTCTATGGAATCGCCTGCCATTCGTATTCGTAAGCCCAGCAATTGCTGAATCACTGTCGATACCTCTGCTCCATCTCAATTCATATGCAGCACGATCAGTTGTTCATTGTTTAGGCTTCTCTATTGACCTTTAGAACTCTAGCGAGATTGTGTATGGTCTGATGCTGATACCAAACCAGTCGTTTTTTGCAATCTTAGCTGCCCACCGGGAGGAAGAGTGTTGATTGCTGCGCGAATTCTGAATCAATATGTTAGAAGGTGGACCACATTCTCTGCACAAATCCGGTTGCTAATCTAACATAAGCCAACCGCAATCAATCATGTTGGAACTGGAAAGGTCGAAAGACGAAATCATTAGCATAATCAAAAGAACTCCAACGAACCCGATGAGAGCACCAAGAACAACCGGGATGATCAGTCTCATTTCGGCAGCAGTGAGGATCACCAGTGGCATCGTTTTAGTTTCACAGTTTGTAGCATCGTCAGAATTGGTGTAAGAATTGTGTTTtccatgatgatgagttcTCCTAGTAAAAGGTATGTGAAGGAAAACCGTGAGATGTGCTTCTGGATAAATGAAAACCATCCTTCGTACGTGCTCCTTTCTGGTAGGCCTTGGTACTGCGCAGCACTACTTCTGCTGTGTTGCCTGCTTGGTGTTACTTCGAATAACAGTACGATCGTACAATGTAAGATAAACGATTGCCGCATCGAAGTGAACGTCTTGCACTCTGAGGACAGTGTTCGTTTgctcaaatttcaatttcaaccggaagcagaagcaatcgGATTACTGACGGTGACATTCGAAAAATCTTCGCTACCAATTGTGCCACCGTCACTGTTCACTGGCAATAATGGCAACCTTATTCGTCTACTCGACATGCAACAGTGCGACATACAACGCGTGGATCCGTCTTCTTTTGATCAGGCGCACGAGCTAAAAGAGTTGCATCTTCCCCGGAACCGTATCTCGAGACTACCGAACCACTTGTTCCTCAACGCAAGCAAACTCGAGAGAATCGATTTCGGATGGAATCGCATCGTCGAAGTTGAGGAACAGGCCTTTCAAGGTCTCACAGAACTCGTAACGCTCCAATTATCACGCAATCACATCAAGATGCTGCCTGCCAAACTGTTCGCTGGAATGAAGCACCTCACGAATCTGAACATCGATCATAATCGTATCGAGTTGCTGGctgatcgttcgttcgaggatCTGTCGTCGTTGAAGGAACTTTATCTTAGTTACAACTTTCTCCAGAACCTCACCGACAGTTCATTCGTTGGCTTAACGGCACTTAGAACGTTGGAACTACGATCGAACCGAATTGCCACCATCGAACGCAACACATTCACTCCACTGAAGAATCTGATTCATCTGCGGTTGCAGGATAACATGTTGCAAACGATCGCACCGAAAGTGTTCGTTCCGTTGAGCAAGCTTAAGGAACTCGATCTCGAGCGGAATGTGTTGGAAACATTGTCAGAGATACTGTTTGACCATAATAGAGAGCTAGAGATACTACGGTTGACGAAGAATAGAATCGCTTCTTTGGATGAAACTATTTTCGATAGGTTGACCCTTCTGAAGGAATTGTTGGTGGGAGATCAATTGATTGGATATTTTGATGCGGAAATGTTTAAGAACCTCGGCAAGCTGGAAATGCTTAACCTAAGCGGAAATTTGATAACTGACTTCGGGATGATCGAAGAGATGGAAATATTGTTTGGGGTTCTGTCGCTGTCCAATCAAAAACATTACGTACCATCATATTCATCAATCCAGACGAAGAATCGCTCACTTTCGACGCTGATATTGGATAACAACGTTAGGCAGAAGTTTGATCCCGCAACACTCATAAAAACAGCCAAGCTGCGACACCTTTATATGAACGATAACGAACTAAAAGCATCGGACATTCCCTCCTGCGTCAATATGCTTGCCGTTACGGATGTTTGGTTGGAGCGGAACATGATTGAGTACCTGGATAAGAATATGTTTTCCGATTGCCGTAACGTGAAGCTACTCTCTTTCCGGTCTAATGAAATACGAAAGATCGAGCCCGGTTCGTTCGACGTCATGAACAGCACGCTGGAACAGATTGACCTTAGCCACAacttcctcaacaacatctcGAACGTTTTGTCCAATCTGAGTTCTCTCAGTTTCGTCGATCTTTCCGACAATCGTCTGCGTTCGCTAAAGGATGATGCATTCGCTGGATCGGACGCTCTAACGCAGATAAAACTAGATAACAACTTCATGCAGGACATTCCGGCAGCGCTAGCCAAATTACCCAAACTGGCCAAACTGTCACTGGTTGGAAATAGGATCAAATCGACGGTATCCCCGGGCGCTAATGGGTTCATTGCTCTGGTTCAACTTGATCTGGCGAATAACTTGATTAATACACTTCAGGTTAAACAGTTCCCGATGTTGATGGAACTGAACATTGAAAACAATCTACTAGAGAGCATTCCCGATGATGCGTTCGAGACGAATGTCAACTTGAAAACACTGTATTTGGCCAACAATAGGATCACCGGACCGCTAGACCGTTGCTTGCTTCCAGTGCGTCAACTAACAATGCTGCAGCTTGATAATAATCCCCTTGGTCGTATTTCCGCCGATATGTTCAGCAGTCTAAACCAGTTGGAGACACTTAAACTGAAGAACACAAGCCTTACGAATCTGAATAGTAGtcccttcgcttcgttgaaaAAACTAAACATACTCGATTTATCCGAGAATCAAATCAGTACCATTGGATTAGAGGAAGTACAAGGACTCAATGCTGTAAGTGAGCTGTATCTTAACAACAACGACTTCACCGGGGCCAACCTGAGTGGTTTGTCTGTGCTAGATGACGTTAAGCTGTTATCACTTTCGAACAGCAATTTGACTCCATCGGAAgatttgttggccaacaaGACGAAGCTGGAAGAGTTTTACATTGAAGGAGCGCAGTTCAACGTTCTCCCAAGTGACTTTTTCCTTTACGTCGGTAAACTATCCATCCTGTCTATTTCGGACAACAAGCAGTTCAACCGACTTCCTAGCACCTTCTTCCAGCATATACCCTACTTGAAAAAACTAACGCTAGTGAACAACAGTTTGTCGACGTTAGAGCAAGGAGTATACGATTATTTAGGGGTTCTAGAAGAGTTGTACCTAAGAAACAATCCACTGCGAACGCTCCAGCCAGACGTGTTCGCCAAGACATACAGTCTCGAAATGCTGGACATTTCGTGTACCAACCTGACTGTCCTACCAGCTGGGTTATTCAATTCACTTAACCGTCTCAAGAAGCTTGATCTGAGCACTAATCACCTATCGAATGAGTTATCAGATGGTATCTTTCAGGGATTGTATTCACTAGAGATACTGCTGCTACAAGACAACGGTATAGGCAACCTTTCGTCCGGCGTTTTCGATGGTTTAATTAGTTTAGAGGAAGTTTACTTAGGACGCAATCAGCTGAGCTTCCTCGACAATCGTTTATTCGCCAACATGCATCGTATGAGGATACTCGATTTATCGGATAACCAATTCTCCACCTTCGATCTGCCCGCTCTGTTCTCCGAGAGACAACTTTTTGCGTTGAATATGAATAGCAACCGGTTGACGACGATCAAAATTACATCAAAACTGCACAGGCTATCAGTAGATAACAACGAGCTGAGCGCAATCGAGCTTGATGAGGAGAGTATGTTTAGTTTCCTTATCCAGATTTCCGCCTCCCGTAATCGATTCACGACCCTGGAAAGTTTTTACCAgtttacctttttctttttggagCTGGATGTGTCGTTTAATCGATTTGAAACATTCGATTTGAAGCAATTGACAAGCCAATTGGTTGGCCTAATGGTAGTGAACGCATCCGATAGTTATGTGAACAATATTACGGTACCACTTATCATTGATAATGAGTCACCCCTTGTTCATCTGGATGTTTCCAATAATAATATTACCGGCATGACGGAGTTAGGTAGTCTGCAGCTTCCCTCACTGCATAATTTTGTCTTTGGTGGCAATCAGATCGATAGCTTTTCGCTGGAGGATTTAACCAAACAATACACTAAGCTGCGGACGATCGGTCTCGACGGTAATCGAGGCAACTGGAGCTGCGACTTCCTTCACGGGCTGGATCTGGATCGTTTCAATCTTAAACTGTGGCATAAATCGGAGCAGGAAGGGAAACAACACCATTGTCCGAAACAAGAGAAAGGTATCTGCTGCGTTTGATAGGAGAGAGGCAATGATTGGCAATGATTCAGGCAATGATTGGAACAGCAAATGGATCGAAgtctttttctaaaaatatctaaataaaaaaaatggttcggGAATTGTGTTATCAATTACTTACTCATAATACGGAGCTATGAaatctttgaaaaaaaatgtctGAGACTTTTCTGAACGAGTCGTTGGAGTATCGAACGTTTCAGATTTAAACAGTTCGTTTCAATCGCTTGTCGCTAGATGGCGCGATACTAGCGCACTCTAGTAGCAAACGTTTGAAGGACAATTTAAATCGGCCGgattttccgaaattttccacaaaaattggaaaaatcgaaagaaaattgatggtttttgccaatattttacTAAACGGCAGCGGGATAGAAGCCACAATCCCATACGCTATTCGCGTCCAATAATGCCACGTAGAGAATGCTGTTATTGTTTAACATGTTTAATTTTTAACTCGGCTTTAAGAAGATCCAACAAGCAGCATCATAAAATATCCTTAGTTAACTTATTAGTAGCTGCTGCATGACGATAAAGGTTCCTTTCTATTGATAAACAAATGGAAAGGGTTCCAAGAGAAAGTATGAGGGAGAACATGCTGATCTACTGCACAAGGGGGCATGTCTTCGACAGTCGTTAAACGATCGTTTGTGGCATTGATAAGGAAAATTGTAGTTTAAATTATGTTACCAATTGTTTATTCTCGATCTTTTTAGTGATCCTTTCGACATTCGTGCGGTACATTGAAAGAGCTTTGTTCCGAGTAAAAAGCTAGGATGGTTGCGATCAAAATTGCACCATACTTTTATTTCTATCTGTGTAACTCAGATCAGATTCGTTCTAAGGACTTCTGAGAATCTTCTCGCACACACTTTTTGGGAGGCTGTTGTATCGAAAAGCCGAATTAACAATGAATTGCCATTTTGTAATCATTTGAGGTAACATCCCTCAAACAGCATTTTATGGATCCGCGGAATCCATCCTTAAATGCGCACCACATCATCATTACCTCACAATGATTCTATCATCGTTTCTCCGTGGCAGTAACAACGGACGCAATAGAGCGTG
This sequence is a window from Anopheles darlingi chromosome 3, idAnoDarlMG_H_01, whole genome shotgun sequence. Protein-coding genes within it:
- the LOC125957200 gene encoding protein artichoke-like, with the translated sequence MQQCDIQRVDPSSFDQAHELKELHLPRNRISRLPNHLFLNASKLERIDFGWNRIVEVEEQAFQGLTELVTLQLSRNHIKMLPAKLFAGMKHLTNLNIDHNRIELLADRSFEDLSSLKELYLSYNFLQNLTDSSFVGLTALRTLELRSNRIATIERNTFTPLKNLIHLRLQDNMLQTIAPKVFVPLSKLKELDLERNVLETLSEILFDHNRELEILRLTKNRIASLDETIFDRLTLLKELLVGDQLIGYFDAEMFKNLGKLEMLNLSGNLITDFGMIEEMEILFGVLSLSNQKHYVPSYSSIQTKNRSLSTLILDNNVRQKFDPATLIKTAKLRHLYMNDNELKASDIPSCVNMLAVTDVWLERNMIEYLDKNMFSDCRNVKLLSFRSNEIRKIEPGSFDVMNSTLEQIDLSHNFLNNISNVLSNLSSLSFVDLSDNRLRSLKDDAFAGSDALTQIKLDNNFMQDIPAALAKLPKLAKLSLVGNRIKSTVSPGANGFIALVQLDLANNLINTLQVKQFPMLMELNIENNLLESIPDDAFETNVNLKTLYLANNRITGPLDRCLLPVRQLTMLQLDNNPLGRISADMFSSLNQLETLKLKNTSLTNLNSSPFASLKKLNILDLSENQISTIGLEEVQGLNAVSELYLNNNDFTGANLSGLSVLDDVKLLSLSNSNLTPSEDLLANKTKLEEFYIEGAQFNVLPSDFFLYVGKLSILSISDNKQFNRLPSTFFQHIPYLKKLTLVNNSLSTLEQGVYDYLGVLEELYLRNNPLRTLQPDVFAKTYSLEMLDISCTNLTVLPAGLFNSLNRLKKLDLSTNHLSNELSDGIFQGLYSLEILLLQDNGIGNLSSGVFDGLISLEEVYLGRNQLSFLDNRLFANMHRMRILDLSDNQFSTFDLPALFSERQLFALNMNSNRLTTIKITSKLHRLSVDNNELSAIELDEESMFSFLIQISASRNRFTTLESFYQFTFFFLELDVSFNRFETFDLKQLTSQLVGLMVVNASDSYVNNITVPLIIDNESPLVHLDVSNNNITGMTELGSLQLPSLHNFVFGGNQIDSFSLEDLTKQYTKLRTIGLDGNRGNWSCDFLHGLDLDRFNLKLWHKSEQEGKQHHCPKQEKGICCV